The following proteins are encoded in a genomic region of Thermocrinis sp.:
- a CDS encoding DUF2203 domain-containing protein, translating into MQMKVFDLDTARETLVLIKPIVEEINLKRMELTEAYEKFHEEEDELEKMYLEAHMKELDRLIDSLFRKIEALGGVIKGVDPILVDFLSFYKNRYIWLCWKEDEETIMYWHELNEGFVGRKPISILEEENLW; encoded by the coding sequence ATGCAGATGAAAGTTTTTGACTTAGATACCGCAAGAGAAACCCTCGTTTTAATAAAGCCAATAGTGGAAGAGATAAACCTAAAAAGAATGGAGTTGACCGAAGCGTATGAGAAGTTCCACGAAGAAGAAGACGAATTGGAAAAAATGTACCTTGAGGCGCATATGAAAGAACTGGATAGATTAATAGACTCCCTCTTTAGAAAAATAGAGGCCTTAGGAGGAGTGATAAAGGGTGTAGATCCAATTCTGGTTGATTTTCTTAGTTTTTACAAAAACAGATATATATGGCTATGCTGGAAGGAAGACGAAGAAACTATAATGTATTGGCACGAGCTAAACGAGGGATTTGTGGGAAGAAAACCTATAAGCATCTTAGAAGAAGAAAATCTGTGGTAA
- a CDS encoding TIGR00730 family Rossman fold protein: MNNEQLKIIEELKIKQGDTWRVLKIMSEFVEGFDTLSGVGPAITFFGSSRLTPDSEFYKHAYRTAFLLGKMGFHIITGGGPGIMEAANRGAYDAGTLSVGLNIEIPTEQRPNKYQNLSLKFEYFFVRKVMLLKYSMAYVIFPGGFGTFDELFEALTLIQTGKIYKFPIILYGSIFWQRLMEYMEDTMVNFGVIDKKDTNLISHANTPEEVVRIIKNEMGKRIELLKREDPLNPLVEKLQRIIENA; the protein is encoded by the coding sequence ATGAACAATGAGCAGTTAAAAATTATAGAAGAGCTTAAGATAAAGCAGGGAGACACTTGGAGAGTTTTAAAGATAATGAGCGAGTTCGTTGAGGGGTTTGACACGCTGTCAGGGGTTGGTCCTGCTATAACCTTTTTCGGTAGCTCTCGTCTAACGCCTGACAGTGAGTTTTATAAGCATGCTTACAGGACAGCCTTTCTCTTAGGAAAGATGGGCTTTCACATAATAACAGGTGGCGGGCCTGGCATAATGGAAGCAGCTAACAGGGGAGCATACGACGCAGGCACATTATCTGTTGGGTTAAACATAGAGATACCCACAGAACAAAGACCGAACAAATATCAAAACCTCTCTCTGAAATTTGAATACTTTTTTGTGCGCAAGGTCATGCTACTCAAGTATTCTATGGCCTACGTAATCTTCCCAGGTGGGTTTGGCACTTTTGACGAGCTATTTGAGGCTTTGACACTTATACAAACTGGTAAGATATATAAGTTTCCCATAATATTGTACGGAAGCATCTTTTGGCAACGCCTTATGGAATACATGGAAGACACTATGGTAAATTTTGGAGTTATTGACAAAAAAGATACAAATTTAATCTCGCACGCAAACACACCAGAGGAAGTGGTTAGAATAATAAAAAATGAGATGGGAAAGAGAATAGAGCTTTTGAAGAGGGAAGATCCCCTAAATCCATTGGTTGAAAAACTGCAGAGGATTATAGAAAATGCGTAA
- the sbcD gene encoding exonuclease subunit SbcD: MRKILHISDLHAGKNLNKVSRNPDLSYALEQVSDLCNREKVEAILIAGDIFDKAIPDYESEHMVLDYLTEWAGRDIHVVLIAGNHDSYDKLKAYKNLEKLTKIHIFDRPKPNPSEAIFVYDNLAIACLPYPSERLLTRGSEDTHRAYSYKVADYLKALAKQVENFQYKILLSHLMVEKGIIAGSEREASVSEFYAIRPDQIPEVFDYVALGHLHVHQKIDSAAAETYYSGSLYQIDFSEKDTKKFVNLVILEDNQIKVEPISLPLYRELKEIRIGKDQSIRRILEEIAHENALFKIILEIDQRDPMLNSKVQQINQALGEKLVFFKLDFSEYASTNMQNIESLNILDLYKAYYKQNYNCDLPEELEREVIYLLNMVHNETD, from the coding sequence ATGCGTAAAATACTGCATATTTCTGACTTACATGCAGGAAAGAACCTAAACAAAGTGTCAAGAAATCCAGATTTATCATATGCTTTGGAACAAGTTTCTGACTTATGCAACAGAGAAAAAGTTGAAGCAATACTCATAGCTGGAGATATTTTTGACAAAGCCATACCGGACTACGAGTCAGAGCACATGGTGCTCGATTACCTAACAGAGTGGGCTGGTAGGGATATCCACGTTGTCCTAATAGCGGGGAATCACGATAGTTATGACAAGCTAAAAGCATACAAAAACTTAGAAAAACTTACAAAAATACACATATTCGATAGGCCAAAGCCAAACCCATCTGAGGCGATTTTCGTCTACGACAATCTTGCAATAGCGTGCTTGCCCTATCCCAGTGAGAGACTTTTAACAAGGGGTTCGGAAGACACGCACAGAGCATACTCTTATAAAGTGGCAGACTACTTAAAGGCTTTGGCAAAGCAGGTGGAGAATTTCCAATACAAAATACTACTGTCCCACCTAATGGTAGAAAAGGGTATTATCGCTGGCTCAGAGAGGGAAGCAAGCGTGAGCGAATTCTACGCCATAAGACCGGATCAAATACCAGAAGTTTTTGATTACGTTGCCCTTGGACATTTGCACGTTCATCAAAAAATAGACAGCGCTGCTGCTGAAACTTACTATTCTGGAAGTTTATATCAGATAGACTTTTCTGAAAAAGACACAAAAAAGTTTGTAAACCTTGTCATACTGGAAGACAACCAAATTAAAGTGGAGCCCATAAGTTTACCCCTTTACAGAGAACTAAAGGAAATTAGAATAGGGAAGGATCAGAGTATACGTAGAATACTGGAAGAGATAGCGCACGAAAATGCGCTCTTTAAAATAATCTTAGAAATTGATCAGAGGGATCCCATGCTAAACTCAAAGGTGCAACAGATAAATCAAGCCTTAGGAGAGAAGTTGGTATTCTTTAAGTTAGATTTTTCAGAATACGCTTCCACAAACATGCAAAATATTGAAAGTTTGAATATTCTGGACCTATACAAAGCTTATTATAAACAGAATTACAACTGTGACCTGCCTGAGGAGTTAGAAAGGGAGGTTATTTACCTATTAAATATGGTCCATAATGAGACCGATTAG
- a CDS encoding AAA family ATPase, with amino-acid sequence MRPIRLELTNFTIFRGNHSLDFSGLRFFIIQGRTGSGKTSLIDAMCYALFGRVPRHGRENLHENIISKGEDYLRVFFEFAVKDRRYAIERFIKKGKAGARVYENGRLKDIRVNEIPQFVGKILGVDYETFTKVILLPQGQFDRFLKPEQPRQRREILNKLLGMDALLSKLNELIRDTKRKIENELTQIEASLNELSYATKEKLQRLEESIKLIEDKLVKLNSKKEELQKELELAIQRDNLEKDLLNCENELEKLLSQKHQIEKLEIELQKMEEASSYSAYLEIYERLSQQERQERAEIKTLELELRKLAHEKERILKQIEPYSIEWQRIDLYDSEIERLTKEVERLKSALEKIRERDRMMQELEQTLEHKKILEQDIESLEARILKGEEFVREKESYLETLEKKKNRLLEITPLKSKLDYIKRERQALDHFLSENKTLEEDINKLMDIIRNKEREIFNFHVHNIRVELKVGDVCPVCGNIVKDLPKEEAFEADLEKLKAQLEDLKAQERQLLEKKVRAENMARKIKQEEEELRKLLNGMQEYELEIEYEELTKSVQSIEKEKNSLKLAKEKLEKLKQELNTKKNNLSLKELQIKNLKASIEDINNYLASANLSALKEEDLRNLENELLYKRKKRDEVRRKYTQLLEELKNHELKENRLLTTLSQKKGNIERIDEEKAKLSKNLEPAIKTFGSLEDLKSYIKPKEYIRELKASIEEYKNKINSLNIKKKQLRESLKNFSHIEPTEEIKSKLQSVEDEQKRCSEELGSLKVEKTKVEEGLKRREELEESKKELESKDWVYSSLEKDFRADRLQEFVSQIMLQSIVSRANFYMQKFTSGVYEFDLENLDLLILDRVSGHRRSVSTLSGGETFLASLALAFGISEVISNNAPIESLFIDEGFGSLDKETREELSQFFELIKLNTDRVVGIISHLEDLAEKFDQRIEVIRRGDRSSIRVII; translated from the coding sequence ATGAGACCGATTAGGCTTGAGCTTACAAACTTTACCATATTTAGAGGTAATCACAGTTTAGACTTTTCTGGGCTTAGGTTTTTCATCATTCAGGGAAGAACAGGCTCGGGTAAAACGAGCCTAATAGACGCTATGTGCTATGCACTTTTCGGAAGGGTGCCAAGGCACGGCAGAGAAAACTTGCATGAGAATATCATATCAAAGGGCGAAGACTACCTGAGGGTTTTTTTTGAGTTTGCAGTCAAGGATAGAAGGTATGCCATAGAGAGGTTTATAAAAAAAGGAAAGGCTGGAGCAAGGGTCTATGAAAACGGAAGACTAAAGGACATAAGAGTAAACGAAATTCCCCAATTCGTAGGAAAGATCTTAGGAGTAGACTACGAAACATTTACTAAGGTTATACTTCTACCCCAGGGGCAGTTTGACAGATTTCTAAAGCCAGAACAACCAAGGCAAAGGAGAGAGATACTCAACAAACTGTTAGGAATGGACGCTTTACTTTCAAAACTGAACGAGTTAATAAGAGACACTAAAAGGAAGATTGAGAACGAACTAACTCAGATAGAAGCCTCATTAAACGAGTTATCTTATGCTACAAAAGAGAAGCTTCAAAGGTTAGAAGAGAGTATAAAGCTAATAGAAGATAAGCTTGTCAAGTTAAACTCCAAAAAAGAAGAGCTGCAAAAAGAGTTAGAGTTAGCTATACAGAGAGATAATCTTGAGAAAGATCTTTTGAATTGCGAAAATGAGCTTGAGAAGCTTCTAAGCCAAAAACATCAGATAGAAAAGTTAGAGATAGAACTTCAAAAGATGGAGGAAGCATCCTCCTATTCAGCTTACTTAGAGATCTATGAAAGACTCTCCCAACAAGAAAGGCAGGAGAGAGCTGAAATAAAAACCCTGGAGTTGGAACTTAGAAAATTAGCCCACGAAAAAGAACGAATCCTAAAACAAATAGAGCCATACAGCATTGAATGGCAAAGAATAGACCTTTACGACTCGGAGATAGAAAGGCTAACAAAAGAAGTAGAGCGACTAAAATCTGCCCTTGAGAAGATAAGAGAAAGGGATAGGATGATGCAAGAATTAGAGCAAACTTTGGAACACAAAAAAATACTTGAGCAGGATATAGAAAGCTTGGAAGCAAGAATCCTAAAGGGAGAAGAGTTTGTGAGAGAAAAGGAAAGTTATTTAGAAACCTTAGAGAAAAAAAAGAATAGGTTGTTAGAAATTACCCCACTAAAGTCCAAACTTGACTATATAAAAAGAGAGAGGCAAGCGCTTGATCACTTTTTAAGTGAAAACAAAACCTTAGAAGAGGACATAAATAAACTCATGGATATAATAAGGAACAAAGAACGGGAAATATTTAACTTCCACGTTCACAATATAAGGGTTGAACTAAAGGTAGGGGACGTATGTCCAGTCTGCGGAAACATCGTAAAAGATCTACCAAAAGAAGAGGCTTTTGAGGCGGACTTGGAAAAACTAAAGGCGCAGTTAGAAGATCTTAAGGCGCAGGAAAGGCAACTTTTGGAAAAAAAAGTCAGAGCTGAAAACATGGCTCGTAAAATAAAACAAGAGGAGGAAGAGCTAAGAAAATTGCTTAATGGAATGCAAGAGTATGAACTAGAAATTGAATACGAAGAACTGACAAAGTCCGTGCAGAGTATAGAAAAGGAAAAGAACAGTCTAAAGTTAGCAAAAGAAAAGCTTGAAAAACTTAAGCAAGAGCTAAACACAAAAAAGAACAATCTCTCACTGAAAGAATTACAGATAAAAAACTTGAAGGCAAGCATAGAAGATATAAACAATTACTTAGCAAGTGCTAACTTGAGTGCATTGAAGGAAGAGGATTTAAGAAACTTGGAAAACGAGCTATTATATAAAAGAAAGAAAAGGGATGAAGTAAGAAGAAAATACACCCAACTGTTAGAAGAGCTAAAGAATCATGAATTGAAGGAAAATAGACTGCTAACTACGCTCTCGCAAAAGAAAGGAAATATAGAAAGGATAGATGAAGAAAAAGCCAAGCTATCTAAGAATCTTGAACCTGCTATAAAAACTTTTGGAAGTTTAGAAGATCTAAAAAGTTATATAAAGCCAAAAGAATACATAAGGGAGTTAAAAGCTAGTATAGAGGAGTATAAAAACAAAATAAACTCTTTGAATATTAAGAAAAAGCAGCTAAGGGAAAGCTTGAAGAATTTTTCCCATATAGAACCCACGGAAGAAATAAAGTCAAAGCTCCAGAGTGTGGAAGATGAACAAAAACGTTGTAGCGAAGAGCTTGGTAGTCTAAAAGTAGAAAAGACAAAGGTAGAGGAAGGTTTAAAGAGAAGGGAGGAGCTGGAAGAGAGTAAAAAAGAGCTTGAAAGTAAAGATTGGGTGTATAGTTCCCTTGAAAAAGACTTTAGAGCAGACAGGTTGCAGGAGTTTGTAAGCCAGATAATGCTTCAAAGCATCGTAAGCAGGGCTAACTTCTACATGCAAAAATTTACCTCCGGAGTCTACGAGTTTGATCTGGAAAACCTGGATTTACTGATACTGGACAGAGTTTCTGGACACAGAAGGAGTGTGAGCACCTTAAGCGGTGGGGAGACTTTTTTAGCCAGTTTGGCTTTAGCTTTCGGTATAAGCGAAGTAATATCTAACAACGCCCCTATAGAAAGCCTGTTTATTGATGAGGGCTTTGGAAGCTTGGATAAAGAAACTAGGGAGGAGCTTTCTCAATTCTTTGAGCTTATAAAGTTAAACACGGACAGAGTGGTAGGAATAATAAGCCACCTTGAGGACTTAGCCGAAAAGTTCGACCAGAGGATAGAGGTGATAAGAAGAGGAGACAGATCCTCCATAAGGGTGATAATATAA
- a CDS encoding anthranilate synthase component I family protein, producing MLIVSGGFFGKPWKLYQFEIIEVKFYNSLKEIPKEDGFFVFSYALSTETLGVKVRSSDLPKIIFVKTGNIKQFEFFRNPVNLELLSFSLDKEEYIKRVKEIKKKIEEGTIYQINLSTRINFFLKGEPLDLFLNFFQTQITPYAFFLDLGDFFIISGSMELFLQKVGDTIISKPIKGTAKAEEKLRESSKDRAENLMILDMMRNDLSRIAKVGSVKVKELFKIERYSTLFQMHSTVSAKTDAELEEILLNTFPPASVTGAPKKKAVEIIDHLELHSRDYYCGCAGFRWKGDFTLSVLIRTAFGKKEKLSYFAGSGIVYDSQEEEEWKETLSKVQAFYSFSS from the coding sequence ATGTTAATAGTCTCAGGAGGCTTTTTTGGTAAGCCCTGGAAACTCTACCAGTTTGAAATTATAGAGGTAAAGTTCTACAATTCCTTAAAAGAAATTCCAAAAGAAGACGGTTTTTTCGTATTTTCCTATGCGCTTTCTACCGAAACGCTGGGAGTAAAAGTCAGAAGTTCTGACCTTCCTAAAATAATCTTTGTAAAAACAGGAAACATTAAACAATTTGAGTTTTTCCGCAATCCAGTAAACCTGGAGCTTCTGAGCTTTTCTTTGGACAAAGAAGAATACATAAAAAGGGTAAAAGAGATCAAAAAGAAGATAGAAGAGGGTACTATATACCAGATTAACCTCTCCACAAGGATAAACTTTTTTCTGAAGGGTGAGCCTTTAGATTTGTTCCTGAATTTTTTCCAGACGCAGATAACGCCTTACGCCTTTTTTTTAGATCTTGGAGATTTTTTCATAATCAGCGGTTCTATGGAGCTATTCCTTCAGAAAGTGGGGGATACGATCATAAGTAAGCCGATAAAGGGAACAGCTAAAGCTGAGGAAAAACTCAGAGAAAGTTCAAAAGACAGAGCAGAAAACTTGATGATATTGGATATGATGAGAAACGACCTTTCAAGAATAGCAAAGGTTGGAAGCGTAAAAGTAAAAGAGCTATTCAAAATAGAAAGATACTCTACTTTATTTCAGATGCATTCCACAGTGAGTGCCAAAACTGATGCGGAGCTTGAGGAAATTTTGCTAAACACCTTTCCTCCGGCGTCCGTAACAGGTGCGCCAAAGAAAAAGGCGGTGGAGATAATAGACCATTTGGAGCTTCATTCAAGAGATTACTACTGCGGATGTGCTGGCTTTAGATGGAAAGGCGACTTTACTCTAAGCGTGCTTATAAGAACAGCCTTTGGCAAAAAGGAAAAACTATCTTACTTTGCTGGCTCTGGCATTGTTTATGATTCACAAGAGGAAGAGGAGTGGAAAGAAACCCTTTCCAAAGTCCAAGCATTTTATTCTTTCTCTTCTTAA
- a CDS encoding ADP-ribose-binding protein, giving the protein MHIQVIKGSLLEVDADVIVNPANSLGLMGGGVAGVIKRFGGKEIEEEAVRKAPIEVGNAILTSAGSLKFKGVIHAPTMEEPAMATTEEKVRKAVRAALKLADELGFESLAMPGMGTGVGRLPKDISARAMIEEIKAFSAKNLKKVILVDLDEKMVKAWRENL; this is encoded by the coding sequence ATGCACATACAAGTCATAAAGGGTAGCCTGCTTGAAGTTGATGCGGATGTTATAGTCAATCCTGCCAACTCTCTTGGATTGATGGGTGGTGGAGTGGCTGGTGTGATAAAAAGGTTTGGGGGTAAAGAGATAGAAGAAGAGGCCGTTAGAAAGGCTCCCATTGAAGTTGGTAATGCAATACTAACATCTGCAGGTAGTCTGAAATTCAAGGGGGTTATACATGCTCCGACGATGGAAGAACCTGCTATGGCTACAACGGAAGAAAAGGTAAGAAAAGCGGTCAGGGCGGCGCTTAAGCTGGCGGATGAGCTGGGTTTTGAAAGCTTGGCAATGCCTGGCATGGGCACAGGCGTAGGCAGATTACCCAAAGATATATCCGCAAGGGCTATGATAGAAGAGATTAAAGCCTTTAGTGCAAAGAATCTAAAAAAAGTAATACTCGTGGACTTGGACGAAAAAATGGTAAAGGCTTGGAGAGAAAACCTGTGA
- the flhA gene encoding flagellar biosynthesis protein FlhA — protein sequence MNLTQGWIVLAFVVILTAIVLPVPALLLDILLTLSITLSLTVLILTTFIKEPLELSAFPSILLLGTLLRLSLNIAAARRILLYGHEGTAAAGHVIEGFGKFVVGGNVVVGLVVFFIFIVINFVVITRGAERVSEVAARFTLDAMPGKQMSIDADLNAGLITEEEARRRRAQLEQEASFYGSMDGASKFIRGDAIAALIILFLSLVGGLIVGIVIKGMPFSEAIATYTLLTVGEGLASQIPALMLSTAAGIVVTKSSSKDQLGRVFLEEFSKEPRVFLFSSALLAFIGLIPGFPKIPFFFMAGILGGLYYLLKRSLKERELKELEKLFVEQKKPAEKTEEELITQPELMAFEIGYGLVPLVDEAQGGDIPERIKSMRRQIAQEFGVIVPLVHIRDNLRLKPYQYRILIRGMEVGSYEIVPNRYLAIDLGSTKGPIEGIETQDPAFNLKAYWITEDQRDKAQRLGYMVVDVSTAIITHLSEVIKRNLHEILGRGEVMDLVENLIRKYPKAMQGLIPDVIPISILHRVLQNLLKEGIPINDLLTIVETLADYVEQTKDVDILTEYVRQRLSKRITRLYLTDKTLYAIVIAPRLEAKLSAYLQEGREEEFLDVLINKVYPKISSEISKFVQYQAKPILITGSNLRRHIKRVFEAYLPQLAVLSYNELDRQVNLKVLGAVDED from the coding sequence ATGAACCTAACCCAGGGTTGGATAGTATTAGCCTTTGTGGTCATACTGACCGCAATAGTTTTACCCGTCCCAGCCCTACTGCTTGATATACTTCTGACGCTTAGCATAACACTATCCTTAACTGTACTTATCCTTACCACTTTTATAAAAGAACCCTTAGAGCTTTCTGCCTTTCCATCTATTCTACTTTTGGGAACTTTACTGAGATTATCCTTAAACATAGCGGCTGCAAGGCGTATACTTCTATATGGACACGAAGGTACAGCTGCTGCGGGGCACGTAATAGAAGGTTTCGGTAAATTTGTGGTGGGTGGGAATGTGGTAGTTGGATTGGTGGTCTTTTTCATTTTTATAGTCATAAACTTTGTTGTTATAACAAGAGGTGCGGAAAGGGTGTCCGAAGTAGCAGCAAGGTTTACCCTTGATGCAATGCCAGGTAAGCAGATGAGTATAGACGCGGACCTCAACGCTGGGCTTATCACAGAAGAGGAAGCGCGCAGAAGAAGAGCACAGTTAGAACAGGAAGCATCCTTCTATGGTTCCATGGATGGCGCAAGCAAGTTTATAAGAGGAGATGCCATTGCGGCTTTAATAATACTCTTTCTGAGTTTGGTAGGTGGGTTGATCGTGGGTATAGTGATAAAAGGAATGCCTTTCTCGGAGGCAATAGCCACATACACACTGCTTACCGTTGGAGAAGGTTTAGCAAGTCAAATACCAGCTCTTATGCTTTCTACTGCTGCTGGTATAGTGGTGACAAAATCCTCTTCCAAGGATCAGCTTGGGAGAGTTTTTCTTGAAGAGTTCTCTAAGGAACCGAGAGTATTCCTATTTTCTTCAGCCCTTTTGGCATTTATAGGTCTTATTCCAGGTTTTCCAAAGATACCATTCTTTTTTATGGCTGGCATACTGGGAGGTTTATATTATCTTCTAAAAAGAAGCCTTAAAGAACGGGAATTAAAAGAGTTGGAAAAACTCTTTGTAGAGCAGAAAAAACCGGCGGAAAAGACAGAAGAGGAGCTAATAACACAGCCAGAGTTAATGGCCTTTGAAATAGGTTATGGGTTAGTTCCTTTAGTAGATGAAGCTCAGGGAGGGGACATACCAGAAAGAATTAAGTCAATGAGGAGGCAAATAGCCCAAGAGTTTGGAGTGATAGTGCCTTTGGTACACATAAGAGACAATCTAAGATTAAAACCATATCAGTATAGGATACTTATAAGAGGTATGGAAGTAGGCAGTTATGAAATAGTGCCAAACAGATATTTGGCGATAGATTTGGGTAGTACTAAGGGTCCAATAGAAGGTATTGAAACTCAAGATCCTGCCTTTAACTTAAAAGCTTACTGGATAACAGAAGACCAGAGGGACAAGGCTCAGAGATTGGGTTATATGGTTGTAGATGTTAGCACTGCAATAATAACCCATCTCTCTGAAGTGATAAAAAGAAACCTACATGAGATATTAGGTAGAGGAGAGGTTATGGACTTGGTGGAAAACCTAATAAGAAAATATCCAAAAGCTATGCAAGGACTCATACCTGATGTGATACCAATATCCATACTGCACAGAGTATTGCAAAACTTGCTCAAAGAGGGCATACCTATAAATGACCTTCTTACCATAGTGGAAACTTTGGCAGATTATGTAGAACAAACAAAAGATGTGGACATACTAACGGAGTATGTAAGACAAAGGCTTTCAAAAAGGATAACAAGATTATACCTAACGGATAAAACTCTGTATGCCATTGTGATTGCTCCAAGGTTGGAAGCTAAGCTAAGCGCTTACTTACAAGAAGGTAGAGAAGAAGAATTCCTTGACGTTCTTATAAATAAGGTATATCCAAAAATCAGCTCTGAAATTTCAAAGTTTGTCCAGTATCAAGCTAAGCCCATTCTTATAACTGGTTCAAACTTAAGAAGGCACATAAAAAGGGTTTTTGAAGCCTATCTTCCTCAATTAGCTGTACTATCGTATAATGAACTTGATAGGCAAGTGAACTTAAAAGTATTAGGAGCGGTGGATGAAGATTAA
- a CDS encoding flagellar biosynthesis protein FlhF produces the protein MKIKKLLVNSLQEAVEEVRSLYGQEATILSTKIVKKRLIPFLPYPYRSQLEVTIGIPDREDFPSHLMGHEHVYEEISKLKESLREVIELVKKQRAESNEDIKPIESEYSLRALNLMNKLINKGMNKDVAKAIIDASCGYDYELKKLDLKGETFESLKMGLENTIPTLRDFKENLTDFKIIALVGPTGVGKTTTVAKLAYIIKELGKKVGVITIDSYRVGAVQQLMAFTSIMELPFRTADTPQKFRECIEELSSLDIILVDTAGRSHYDNLRVKELIPFFNKLPALEIYFTLSANMDERVMAEAIERFSVLPINGLIFTKMDETVYYGYVLNLVYRTKLPILCFTTGQRVPNDIVMADYNYIAGLFLKVEE, from the coding sequence ATGAAGATTAAAAAATTGTTGGTTAATTCTCTTCAGGAGGCTGTGGAGGAGGTAAGAAGCTTATACGGACAAGAAGCAACCATACTCTCCACAAAGATTGTAAAGAAAAGACTGATACCCTTCTTGCCCTATCCTTATCGTTCTCAACTAGAAGTTACTATAGGCATACCAGATAGAGAGGATTTTCCTTCTCACTTAATGGGACATGAGCATGTTTACGAAGAAATAAGCAAACTTAAAGAGAGTTTAAGGGAAGTAATAGAACTGGTAAAAAAACAAAGAGCAGAATCAAACGAAGATATAAAACCCATAGAGAGCGAATACTCTCTTAGAGCCCTTAATCTTATGAACAAACTTATAAATAAGGGTATGAATAAGGATGTAGCTAAGGCTATAATCGATGCCTCTTGCGGTTATGATTACGAGCTAAAAAAGCTTGACCTTAAGGGAGAAACCTTTGAGTCTCTGAAAATGGGTCTTGAAAACACCATACCTACACTTAGGGATTTTAAGGAAAATTTGACAGATTTTAAAATCATCGCACTTGTAGGACCTACCGGTGTAGGTAAAACTACCACGGTAGCAAAGCTGGCGTATATCATAAAAGAACTTGGCAAAAAAGTTGGTGTTATAACCATAGACAGTTATAGAGTTGGTGCGGTTCAACAGCTAATGGCCTTTACAAGTATAATGGAACTGCCCTTTAGAACCGCAGACACACCACAGAAGTTTAGAGAATGTATAGAGGAGCTTTCTTCCTTAGATATCATTCTTGTAGATACGGCTGGCAGGAGCCACTATGATAATTTGAGGGTCAAAGAGCTTATACCCTTTTTTAATAAACTCCCTGCTCTAGAAATTTATTTCACATTAAGTGCAAATATGGACGAAAGGGTTATGGCAGAAGCCATAGAAAGGTTTAGTGTTTTACCCATAAACGGTTTAATATTCACAAAGATGGATGAGACAGTTTATTACGGATATGTTTTGAATCTTGTATACCGTACAAAACTTCCCATACTCTGTTTTACAACAGGTCAGAGGGTTCCTAATGACATAGTTATGGCGGATTACAATTACATAGCGGGATTATTTTTAAAGGTGGAAGAATGA
- a CDS encoding MinD/ParA family protein: MMEKQALSLKILEGKERSTGYISVASGKGGVGKTIITINMGRILYSNGKRVLLIDGDLGLSNIHLMLGITPPKNLYHFFSGDAGIEDIVVPIEDGFDFISSGSGIRELVNMSFGKLKTLLFRLQEFSEGRYDWVIFDTPPGIHSDTLAIVSSSQIPIVITTPEPTAIADAYGLVKVMNSSEGLKEFFLVVNKVSNEYEGKKVYESIKVVCERYTTGEPKYAGSIRYYPNLIKRIISQNPLDNNLMEDLTQILTSLYLIQRTSKESFWERLLAKLRK; this comes from the coding sequence ATGATGGAAAAACAAGCACTTTCACTAAAGATATTGGAGGGTAAAGAAAGGTCTACAGGTTATATATCTGTGGCAAGCGGGAAAGGTGGTGTTGGAAAGACAATCATCACTATAAACATGGGTAGGATACTATATTCCAACGGTAAAAGGGTCCTTCTCATAGATGGAGATCTTGGGCTAAGCAATATTCACCTTATGTTAGGAATAACCCCACCAAAAAACCTATACCATTTCTTTTCTGGAGATGCTGGTATTGAGGATATAGTTGTACCTATAGAGGATGGTTTTGATTTTATATCAAGCGGTAGTGGTATAAGAGAATTGGTAAACATGTCTTTTGGTAAACTAAAGACACTTTTGTTTAGACTTCAAGAATTTTCAGAAGGTAGGTATGACTGGGTTATCTTTGATACACCGCCAGGTATTCATTCAGACACACTGGCAATAGTTTCTTCATCTCAAATACCTATAGTTATAACCACTCCAGAACCTACTGCTATAGCAGATGCTTATGGATTGGTTAAAGTTATGAACTCAAGCGAAGGTCTTAAAGAATTTTTCCTTGTTGTAAACAAAGTCTCCAACGAATACGAAGGGAAAAAGGTTTATGAAAGTATAAAAGTAGTGTGTGAAAGATACACAACTGGGGAGCCTAAGTATGCAGGTAGTATAAGATATTACCCTAATTTGATAAAAAGAATAATTAGCCAAAACCCCCTTGATAACAACTTGATGGAGGATCTTACCCAAATTTTAACCAGTTTATACCTAATTCAAAGAACTTCAAAGGAAAGTTTTTGGGAGAGACTTTTGGCAAAGTTAAGGAAGTGA